ATGTCTATATGGGTTCTCTCGCAGGTGACTTGGCTAGTCTAAGTGTGGGTGACTTGTCGAAACCCAAAGTCGCAGATTGGGCTTTTCATGGCCTAGGATTTTTTGCCACTGTTGCGGTTACTCTCTACGTTACGCGAATTGCTCGACAAGCATTGCAAACAGTGGTGAGTTCTGCAGGAGAGTGATGATGTCAGGTCCTCAATCGGTTACGGATCTCATCAGTCCCTCAGATGCGCAAAATCAATTCCTGATTGACCAAGTCAGTCCTCAGAATTGGACGAATCCGATCCCTCCAAAATCCTACGATCTGGTAGTGATTGGTGCTGGACCTGCGGGGCTAGTCGTAGCAGCAGGGGCGGCAGGGTTAGGGATAGGACTCAAGATTGCGTTGATTGAAAAGCACTTGATGGGTGGTGATTGCCTCAACTTTGGTTGTGTACCCTCCAAGACTTTCATTCGTGCCGCTCGGGTAATTGGAGAACTACGAAAATCGAAAAAGCTAGGGATTCAGATTCCTGAAGATGCGATCGCAATTGACTTTGCTGCTGTAATGGAGCGAGTCCGGCAAGTCAGAGCAGCAATGAGTATTCATGACTCAGCCGAGCGCTTCAAAGATCTTGGCGTTGATGTCTTCTTCGGTCAGGCTCAGTTTAGCGATTGCCAAACAGTTCAAGTTGGTGATTCAGCTCTGAGCTTTCGTAAAGCGGTAATTGCCACAGGGGCACACGCAAAGCACCCAGCGATTAGTGGGCTGCAGTCTGTTGGCTTCTTGACTAACGAAACAGTCTTTTCCTTGACTGATTGTCCTCGGCGTTTAGCAGTGATCGGTGGTGGGCCAATCGGTTGTGAATTAGCGCAAGCTTTTCAGCGTTTGGGCAGTCAGGTAACACTCTTCCATCGAGGACCACAACTCTTAAAAAAAGAAGATCCGGAAGTTGCTGTGGTTATTCAGCAGCAATTGACTACAGAAGAGGTTCGACTGATTCTTGCTGCTCAGATTGATCGCGCTGAAAAAGATGGACAAGAGAAAATAATCTACTACCGTCAAGATGGTCAAGACTCATTCATTCAAGTTGATGAAATTTTAGTAGGAACAGGGCGATCGCCCAATGTTCAAGGTCTCAATCTTGAAGCGGCAGGTGTTGATTATGAAGTGAATCATGGTGTCTTTGTCAATGACTATCTGCAAACGAGTAATCCTAAGATTTATGCAGCGGGAGATATCTGTTTAGATTGGAAGTTTACCCATGCTGCTGATGCTGCAGCTCGAATTGTTCTGAAGAATGCGCTCTTTTCACCCTTGGGCCTAGGGCGATCAAAAGTGAGTAACTTAATTGTTCCGCGAGTAACTTTTACGGATCCAGAAGTGGCTCATGTTGGTCTTTCGGTGCGTTCTGCCCAGCAACAGGGCATCGCGATCGCAACAATTACGATCCCATTCAGCCAAGTCGATCGCGCGATCGTGGATGGAGAGACTGAAGGATTCATCAAAATCCATCACCAACCTAATTCAGACAGGATTCTTGGCGCAACGATTGTCGCTCCCCATGCCGGTGAAATTATTTCTGAGATCTCGACTGCGATCGCTCATGGCTTAGGTCTGAGTGCTTTGAGTGGCGTGATTCATCCCTATCCAACTCAAGCAGAAAGTATCAAAAAAGCAGCAGACACTTACCGACGAACCCTCCTCACGCCAATGACCAAACGACTACTTCACTTTCTACAATGGTTTTCCTAAGTCACTCTAAGTACATAGTTGTCGGTCAATTAAGAATTGGCGAAGGCGATTGCTCATCTCTAAATCCATTTCTTAACTTCTCAAGTGATTCGATTAAGAAGTTTCTGGATCAATGCCGCTATAAGCAAAGGCTGGTAGACCATCGCGCCTTGTTCGGTGATTGCTAAAATTCAGGCGACTTCCTAAAAGTGCTTATGTATGTATTGATTGGTGGTGCTGGTTTAATCGGACAGCAGCTAGCTCGGCAACTGCTGGATCAAGGGCATACTGTTGCGGTGATTGATGACAATCCGCAGGTCTGCCGGATGGTACGCGATCGCCTGGGAGCGATGGCTTTTGAGGGGAGCGCTGTCAGTACGGATGTGTTGGTGGAGGCTGGGATCTGTCGAGCCGATGCGGTTGCGGCGGTTCTCCGTCAAGATGCCCTAAATTTGGCGCTCGTGACTTTGGCTCGTCACTACGGTGTGTCGCGAATTATCAGCCGGATCAGTCAACGGGACTTTATTGAGCCGATGCGCCTTGCGGGTGCCCATCACATCATCAGCACGGTTGATCTGGTGGTATCGACGATGGTCAATGCGATCAAATGCCCGCAGGTTGAGTCGATGCTGCATTTTGAACAGGGGCAAATTGAAGTCTTTAAACTGACGCTGGATCGTCAATCGCCAGTGATTGGCCGCAGTGTGGCTGCGATCGCCCAAGATATCGACTTTCCGAGTTCTTCTTTGATCATTGGCTACCAGCCCCATCCCCAAGCTGATCTGGTGATTCCCAGTGGCAACACCGTGCTGGAAGCGGATGCGACTGTTTTGCTCGCGACTAAGCCTGGATTGGTGCAAGCGCTGGTGAATTTTTTGATGCCCAGTCTGTTCAGTCCACTTCAGCCTGCAGGAGTGCTGCATCAATAACCTGTAGGCGATCGCTGATCGATTCGTCCGTCAGGATGCCCTTGCGCACGGATTCCAGCAGCGCATTCTTCTCGACTAAGAGCAGTCGGCGCTGCAACATTGAGGATGGGGGTGCAGCACTGCTGCGGAGATCGGTCGACCGCCGGTTGTAGAGTCCGCGCAGCGATTGCTCCGCTCCGGCGATCGCCAGTTGATAGCGAGCTCGCAGTTCCTCGTGGATGGCCTTGGGCAAGACACCAGCATCGTAAAGACTGGAGAGTTCAGCCTGCACCGCCTTGCCAGCGATCAGTTGGGCTTGGAGTTGTTCAGCTTCCTGCGATCGCGTGGAACGGGTTGCCACTTTCAGTCGTTTTACCAGCCAAGGCAAACTCAGCCCTTGTCCCACTAAAGACAGCAACACGACCCCAAAGACAAGATTGACCAGCTCGCTGCGACCGCTGAGGGTTGCGGGCAAGCTAAGGGCTAAGACCATCGAGAGTGAGCCTTTGATATTGCCCAAGAACAGCACATGTTGCCAGCGCACAGGAACGGGGCGATCGAAGCGATTGACCAGCGCCATCAAAGGGTAGACCGTGACTAGGCGGGCGAGCTGGTAGGCCACGATCGCTAGCAGCACTGCTGGCAGGGTTTGCAGGAGCGATTTCGGGTCAACCTCCACCCCGATAAACAAAAAAATGAAGGTGTTGACGCAGAAGGCTGCGTATTCCCAGAAGTTCAGGAGTGTGAGTCGACTCGAGGGTGACTGGGCGCGATCGAGTGCTAAGGCACCCACCGTCAAGCCTGCAACGACCACCGCCACAACACCGGAAACATCAAGCGCTTCGCCTAGTTGAAAGGTGCCAAAAGCCACCGCCACAGTCAGGAGAACGCCACTGAGCGAGTCATCGGCCAAAGCCCGAAACAGTCCTGAGGCGAGGTAGCCCGTGGCTAACCCCAGCAGTCCGCCTCCCAAAATCACGACAAAAAAGGACTGAACAGCACCAAGAACCGTGACTTGTTCACCTGCTTGCAGCTCCACAACCAAACCAAAAATGACCAGCGCAACCCCGTCATTGAAGAGGCTTTCACCCTCAACGATGGTTGCTAGCCGTGAGGGAACTGTGACCTCTCGGAAAACCGCAATCACCGAAACTGTGTCGGTAATCGCCAAAATGCTGCCCACGAGCAGCGCCGCAATCCAGTTCAGCCCTAAGCCAAATTTGAGGATAGTGGCCGTCACCGCCGTGGCAATGAGAATGCCGGGTCCAGCCAATACGCTAATGGGGGGCCAAGAACTCCTGAGACGGCTGATATCTGTATTGATCGCGGCTTGAAAGACCAGAATTGGCAGAAACAAATTCAGGATGAGACCAGAGTCGATGCCCAGTTTTTGGGGTAGGACATCGGTGATCGCCAGCCCCGCTAGAACCAAGCCCGTGACATAGGGAATGCGACAGCGCCGGGAGATCAGGGCAACAATTGTGGCCCCAAGCAAACAGATCGTCAGCGTGGTTGCCAAGTTTGCACTCGGCTCTGAAATGGCACTGCTGGAATTGGGTGGCAGGTTGGCCAGTAAGAGAGTCAGCACAGTTGGAGCAGGTGGCAATCGCCCTCTAGTGTGCGGCAAAACTGGATGAAGGCTAGGGCTCGCGATCGCATTCAATGCCGGACTGCGGTCGCCACCAAAGCGCCTTGCTAGGATCAAAGACTGTCCTCTTTCGTGACGGTTCAGGACAGCAGTCCTCCATGGTTTCCTTCCCGTCATGAATCAGTACTTTGCCACCGTTGGTCGTGGTCTCGAGGCGATCGCAGCGCAAGAGTTGGAGCAGCTCGGCGCGGCAGCGGTCGAACCCCAGTTCTGTGGTGTTGCTTTCCAAGGCGATCGCGCCCTGCTCTACAAGGTCAATTTGTGGGCGCGGATTCCGTTTCGGATTCTTTGGGAGATCGATCAATTTCCCTGCTGGGATGCCACCGATCTCTACGAAGGCATTCGCGACATTGATTGGTCTTACTTTTTGACGCCCGATCGCAGTTTTGCAGTCAGTGCCACCGGCAAAACCGATCGCCTCAACCACAGCCACTTCACCGCCCTGCAGGTCAAAAACGCGATCGTCGATCAGCAGTGGGATCAGTTCGGTGAGCGATCGCCCATCGACACGGAACGACCGGATCTGCTGGTGCGGGTTCACCTTGCCCAAGAACGTTGCAGTCTCAGCTTGGATAGCTCGGGTAGCAGCTTGCACCGGCGCGGCT
The sequence above is a segment of the Synechococcus elongatus PCC 11801 genome. Coding sequences within it:
- a CDS encoding potassium channel family protein; this translates as MYVLIGGAGLIGQQLARQLLDQGHTVAVIDDNPQVCRMVRDRLGAMAFEGSAVSTDVLVEAGICRADAVAAVLRQDALNLALVTLARHYGVSRIISRISQRDFIEPMRLAGAHHIISTVDLVVSTMVNAIKCPQVESMLHFEQGQIEVFKLTLDRQSPVIGRSVAAIAQDIDFPSSSLIIGYQPHPQADLVIPSGNTVLEADATVLLATKPGLVQALVNFLMPSLFSPLQPAGVLHQ
- a CDS encoding cation:proton antiporter codes for the protein MLTLLLANLPPNSSSAISEPSANLATTLTICLLGATIVALISRRCRIPYVTGLVLAGLAITDVLPQKLGIDSGLILNLFLPILVFQAAINTDISRLRSSWPPISVLAGPGILIATAVTATILKFGLGLNWIAALLVGSILAITDTVSVIAVFREVTVPSRLATIVEGESLFNDGVALVIFGLVVELQAGEQVTVLGAVQSFFVVILGGGLLGLATGYLASGLFRALADDSLSGVLLTVAVAFGTFQLGEALDVSGVVAVVVAGLTVGALALDRAQSPSSRLTLLNFWEYAAFCVNTFIFLFIGVEVDPKSLLQTLPAVLLAIVAYQLARLVTVYPLMALVNRFDRPVPVRWQHVLFLGNIKGSLSMVLALSLPATLSGRSELVNLVFGVVLLSLVGQGLSLPWLVKRLKVATRSTRSQEAEQLQAQLIAGKAVQAELSSLYDAGVLPKAIHEELRARYQLAIAGAEQSLRGLYNRRSTDLRSSAAPPSSMLQRRLLLVEKNALLESVRKGILTDESISDRLQVIDAALLQAEVD
- a CDS encoding mercuric reductase: MMSGPQSVTDLISPSDAQNQFLIDQVSPQNWTNPIPPKSYDLVVIGAGPAGLVVAAGAAGLGIGLKIALIEKHLMGGDCLNFGCVPSKTFIRAARVIGELRKSKKLGIQIPEDAIAIDFAAVMERVRQVRAAMSIHDSAERFKDLGVDVFFGQAQFSDCQTVQVGDSALSFRKAVIATGAHAKHPAISGLQSVGFLTNETVFSLTDCPRRLAVIGGGPIGCELAQAFQRLGSQVTLFHRGPQLLKKEDPEVAVVIQQQLTTEEVRLILAAQIDRAEKDGQEKIIYYRQDGQDSFIQVDEILVGTGRSPNVQGLNLEAAGVDYEVNHGVFVNDYLQTSNPKIYAAGDICLDWKFTHAADAAARIVLKNALFSPLGLGRSKVSNLIVPRVTFTDPEVAHVGLSVRSAQQQGIAIATITIPFSQVDRAIVDGETEGFIKIHHQPNSDRILGATIVAPHAGEIISEISTAIAHGLGLSALSGVIHPYPTQAESIKKAADTYRRTLLTPMTKRLLHFLQWFS